The following proteins come from a genomic window of Deltaproteobacteria bacterium CG2_30_66_27:
- a CDS encoding radical SAM protein translates to MRTTLPKETRSLCPECLRTISAEVFEENGRVMMRKRCPDHGTFTDVIFSDVKMYLRLEQWYFGDGEGFANPVDGAGKECPNRCGICGAHSTHTSLANVDLTSRCNLSCAVCFADANRNSFEPSFEQVVEMLRRLRAQRPAPAFAVQFTGGEPTLHPRFLDIVAEARKMGFSHLQAATNGIRFADPEFARRAREAGLHYLYLQMDGTTDDVFLKIRGKALLDTKLRVIDSARKAGLRVIFVPTIVKGVNDHQIGDLCRLAFEHLDVLSGISFQPMTFTGRYPESEREKLRFTLSDLSREFSRQTGLTHPLEDWFPLNAAVPLVRYAGAVTGNVAVNHACHPHCGLMTLFFVGRDREAVPITRFLDLRGLVGEVERLTVRARTSRVKSLSKVRALQAFYRFFHEDRAPEGLTFLRFLKTLDGFADKKYSWDGKYEGHTYKTFYVLGMHFMDAYNYDLERVSRCGVHYSAPDGRIYPFCTYNSGPMHRHRVENSIASS, encoded by the coding sequence CCGTTCCCTGTGCCCGGAATGTCTCCGAACGATCTCCGCTGAAGTATTCGAAGAAAACGGAAGGGTGATGATGCGGAAGCGTTGCCCGGATCACGGAACATTCACCGACGTTATCTTCTCGGACGTGAAGATGTACCTCCGCCTGGAGCAGTGGTATTTCGGAGACGGAGAAGGATTCGCGAACCCCGTCGACGGGGCGGGGAAGGAGTGCCCGAACCGTTGCGGTATCTGCGGGGCGCATTCGACGCACACCTCCCTCGCCAACGTCGACCTCACCTCGCGCTGCAACCTGTCCTGCGCGGTCTGCTTCGCGGACGCCAACCGGAATTCGTTCGAACCGTCGTTCGAACAGGTGGTGGAGATGCTCCGCCGCCTTCGCGCCCAACGTCCGGCGCCGGCATTCGCCGTCCAGTTCACGGGAGGCGAGCCCACGCTCCACCCGCGATTTCTCGACATCGTGGCCGAAGCGCGGAAAATGGGGTTTTCCCACCTCCAGGCGGCCACCAACGGCATCCGGTTCGCCGATCCGGAGTTCGCGCGAAGAGCGCGGGAGGCGGGGCTCCATTACCTGTACCTGCAGATGGACGGGACGACCGACGACGTCTTCCTGAAGATCCGCGGGAAGGCGTTGCTCGACACCAAACTCCGTGTGATCGATTCCGCGCGGAAGGCCGGTCTCCGCGTCATCTTCGTTCCCACCATCGTGAAGGGGGTGAACGACCACCAGATCGGGGACCTCTGCCGCCTGGCGTTCGAACACCTCGACGTGTTGTCGGGAATTTCCTTTCAGCCGATGACGTTCACCGGGAGGTACCCCGAATCGGAGCGCGAGAAGCTCCGCTTCACCCTTTCGGACCTTTCCCGGGAGTTCAGCCGCCAGACCGGGCTCACCCACCCCCTGGAGGATTGGTTCCCCCTCAACGCCGCGGTTCCCCTGGTCCGATACGCGGGGGCGGTAACGGGAAACGTGGCGGTGAACCACGCTTGCCATCCCCATTGCGGGTTGATGACCCTGTTTTTCGTCGGCCGCGACCGCGAGGCGGTTCCGATCACGCGGTTCCTCGATCTCCGGGGACTTGTCGGAGAGGTGGAACGGCTGACGGTGCGCGCGAGGACGAGCCGCGTCAAGAGCTTGTCGAAGGTCCGCGCCCTACAGGCTTTTTACCGGTTTTTCCACGAGGATCGGGCTCCGGAGGGGTTGACGTTTCTTCGCTTTCTCAAGACCCTCGACGGGTTCGCCGACAAGAAATACAGCTGGGATGGGAAGTACGAAGGGCACACCTATAAAACCTTCTATGTCCTCGGGATGCATTTCATGGATGCCTACAATTACGACCTCGAGCGCGTGTCGCGCTGCGGCGTTCATTATTCGGCCCCCGATGGAAGAATCTACCCGTTTTGCACCTACAACTCGGGTCCGATGCACCGTCATCGCGTAGAGAATTCGATTGCGTCTTCCTGA